A region from the uncultured Draconibacterium sp. genome encodes:
- a CDS encoding fasciclin domain-containing protein: MKTKNIFEKMKSVFNLTTVLLLTVGLFTLSSCNDDDDEPMPEQPMEKSIVDVAAEAGSFSVLLQAAQKAGLAEFLSTEQNITVFAPTDAAFAALLTDLGASSLDDLDAATLASVLTYHVVGDLAYSNNLESGAVPTLNTGSPDNTALSLLVKVDNGVMINNANVTTADVMASNGVIHIIDKVLLPPSVVDIATYSDDFSSLVSAVVKADLVETLSSEGPFTVFAPTNDAFAALFAALQITSLDEVGNEDLASILTYHVVGDNVLSTELSAGEVEAVSGQKFNVTIDNEVMLNGTIKVIATDIQGTNGVVHVIDAVLVPEMQKSNTIADIAVANSEFSILVEALMKADLVGAVADDEAELTVFAPTNDAFAALLSDLGASSLDDIPVETLTDILLYHVIGSKAMSTDLSSGYFPTLSTFSGNNVSMYITVDNGVYINKNTMVTAPDIAADNGVIHVVDKVILPPSVVNIAIDNDNFSTLVSAVVKAGLVDALSGAGPFTVFAPTNDAFADLFAALEISGIEDLTAEQLTPILTYHVLQGNVLSTDLSAGTVGTLNAEKSISIDLSSGVKINDSNVIAADIQAANGVVHVIDKVLIPE; the protein is encoded by the coding sequence ATGAAAACGAAAAACATCTTTGAAAAAATGAAATCAGTATTTAATCTGACAACTGTATTGTTGTTAACTGTTGGGCTTTTTACATTAAGCTCGTGCAACGACGATGACGATGAGCCAATGCCCGAACAACCTATGGAAAAATCGATTGTAGACGTAGCGGCTGAAGCCGGTTCGTTTAGTGTGTTACTGCAGGCTGCCCAAAAAGCAGGTTTGGCAGAATTTTTAAGCACCGAGCAAAACATTACCGTATTTGCACCAACCGATGCTGCATTTGCTGCTTTATTAACCGACTTGGGCGCAAGTAGCCTGGATGATTTGGATGCTGCAACACTTGCATCAGTTTTAACTTACCATGTTGTTGGCGATTTGGCCTATTCCAATAACCTTGAATCGGGAGCAGTACCAACCTTAAACACCGGTTCGCCCGATAATACGGCGCTTTCATTACTTGTAAAAGTTGACAATGGTGTAATGATTAATAATGCCAATGTTACCACTGCCGATGTAATGGCTTCAAATGGAGTTATTCATATTATTGACAAAGTTTTACTTCCGCCTTCGGTTGTAGATATCGCCACATATTCCGATGATTTTTCATCGCTTGTGAGTGCTGTAGTGAAGGCCGACCTGGTTGAGACCTTAAGTAGTGAAGGGCCATTTACCGTATTCGCACCAACCAACGATGCATTTGCTGCGTTGTTTGCCGCACTTCAAATAACAAGTCTTGATGAAGTAGGAAATGAAGATCTTGCATCAATTTTAACTTACCATGTTGTTGGCGACAATGTATTGTCAACCGAGCTTTCGGCTGGTGAAGTAGAAGCGGTGTCGGGACAAAAATTTAATGTTACCATTGACAATGAGGTAATGCTGAATGGAACCATAAAAGTAATTGCAACAGATATACAGGGGACGAACGGTGTTGTACATGTTATTGATGCCGTGTTGGTTCCTGAAATGCAAAAATCGAATACCATAGCCGATATTGCTGTGGCCAATTCGGAGTTTTCAATTCTGGTTGAGGCGCTGATGAAAGCTGACCTGGTAGGAGCTGTAGCGGATGATGAGGCAGAACTTACAGTATTTGCACCAACCAACGATGCTTTTGCGGCGCTTCTTTCAGATTTAGGAGCCAGTTCATTAGACGATATACCGGTTGAAACCTTAACCGATATTCTGCTCTACCATGTTATAGGAAGCAAAGCAATGTCAACTGATCTTTCATCGGGTTATTTTCCAACACTTTCCACCTTTAGTGGTAACAATGTGTCAATGTACATTACGGTTGATAACGGGGTTTATATTAACAAAAACACCATGGTTACAGCGCCCGACATTGCGGCCGACAATGGAGTAATCCACGTGGTGGACAAAGTAATCCTGCCACCATCAGTAGTTAACATTGCTATTGACAACGATAACTTTAGTACACTGGTTAGCGCAGTTGTTAAAGCCGGTTTGGTAGATGCCTTAAGCGGAGCAGGACCATTTACGGTGTTCGCACCAACCAACGATGCGTTTGCTGACTTGTTTGCTGCACTCGAAATTTCGGGAATTGAAGACCTTACCGCAGAGCAATTAACACCAATTCTTACTTATCATGTGTTACAAGGTAATGTATTGTCGACCGACCTAAGTGCCGGAACTGTAGGTACACTAAATGCCGAAAAAAGCATTTCGATTGACCTGAGTTCAGGTGTAAAAATTAACGACAGCAATGTAATAGCTGCCGATATTCAGGCTGCAAACGGCGTAGTACATGTAATCGACAAAGTATTAATTCCGGAATAA
- a CDS encoding methylmalonyl-CoA mutase family protein: protein MSDKEQKLFTDFAPITTEEWEAKINADLKGKDYERALVWKTYEGFNVRPYYRQENLAGKDYLESLPGEFPYVRGNNKTNNDWFIRQNIFVTDFEEANKKALEVLGKGITSLGFLFSDCGSVTKESLGVLLKDICLEAAEVNLVCSCDNNDCAETFAAYVAEGKWDNDNVIASASLDPIGTFVLKGKLEEDAVKKLVPAVEAAKAVKNFRVIGVHGKFFANSGSSIAQELAFSLAQGAEYLTQLTEAGVSVDDAAKAIKFNMGISNNYFMEIAKLRAGRLLWSKIVEAYGPECKCSAKMIVHSETNRFNKTVYDPYVNMLRTQTEAMSATLGGAHSVTVLPFNAIYEETTPFSERIARNQQILLKEESHFDKIADPSAGSYYIETLTEALADQAWELFLAVQDLGGFIAAFKEGFIQAEVKAMAADRDKKIAQRRENLLGTNQFPNFTEEMKADFDGSLFEAVDLTAEGAEVETLKPYRGAQPFEALRYTTDMYARENKRPLAFMLTMGNLAFRKARAQFSCNFFAVAGFDVQDNNGFATVEEGVAAAKAAGANIVVVCSSDDEYAEIVPAVAEQLSEEILVVAGAPACADELKAKGITNFIHVKSNILEELKAYQSKLGI, encoded by the coding sequence ATGTCAGATAAAGAGCAAAAACTGTTCACCGATTTTGCACCCATCACCACAGAGGAGTGGGAAGCAAAAATTAATGCCGACTTAAAAGGCAAAGACTACGAACGTGCATTGGTTTGGAAAACTTACGAAGGATTCAATGTGCGTCCGTATTACCGTCAGGAAAACCTTGCAGGAAAAGACTACCTGGAGAGCTTACCGGGAGAATTTCCGTATGTGCGGGGAAACAATAAAACCAACAACGATTGGTTCATTCGTCAAAACATTTTTGTTACCGATTTTGAAGAAGCAAACAAAAAAGCGCTGGAAGTGCTTGGAAAAGGCATTACCTCGCTTGGATTCCTTTTCAGCGATTGTGGTTCGGTTACCAAAGAAAGCCTGGGAGTGTTGCTAAAAGACATTTGTCTGGAAGCAGCCGAAGTAAACCTGGTTTGTTCTTGCGATAATAACGATTGTGCTGAAACTTTTGCAGCTTATGTGGCAGAAGGAAAATGGGATAACGATAATGTGATTGCTTCGGCATCGCTCGACCCAATCGGAACTTTTGTTTTAAAAGGAAAACTGGAAGAAGATGCAGTAAAAAAACTTGTTCCGGCTGTTGAGGCTGCAAAAGCTGTTAAAAATTTCCGCGTAATTGGCGTTCACGGAAAATTCTTCGCAAACAGCGGGTCATCAATCGCTCAGGAGTTGGCGTTTTCACTGGCTCAAGGAGCGGAGTACTTAACACAATTAACCGAAGCCGGTGTTAGTGTTGACGATGCAGCCAAAGCGATCAAATTCAACATGGGTATCAGCAACAACTATTTTATGGAAATAGCCAAGTTGCGTGCCGGCCGACTTTTATGGTCGAAAATTGTTGAAGCTTACGGACCGGAATGCAAATGTTCTGCAAAAATGATCGTTCACAGCGAAACCAACCGTTTCAACAAAACCGTTTACGATCCGTATGTAAACATGTTGCGTACTCAAACCGAAGCAATGTCGGCCACCTTAGGAGGCGCACACTCGGTAACCGTACTTCCTTTTAACGCTATTTACGAAGAAACTACTCCGTTCTCGGAGCGTATCGCACGTAACCAGCAGATCCTGTTAAAAGAAGAATCGCACTTTGATAAGATTGCCGATCCTTCAGCAGGTTCGTACTACATTGAAACACTTACTGAAGCCTTGGCCGATCAGGCATGGGAGCTTTTCCTTGCTGTTCAGGACTTAGGTGGTTTTATTGCTGCTTTTAAAGAAGGATTTATTCAGGCTGAGGTTAAAGCAATGGCTGCTGACCGTGATAAAAAAATCGCTCAGCGCCGTGAAAACCTGTTAGGAACTAACCAGTTCCCTAATTTCACTGAAGAGATGAAAGCTGATTTCGATGGTTCGTTGTTTGAAGCTGTTGACTTAACTGCAGAAGGTGCTGAAGTGGAAACACTAAAACCTTACCGCGGTGCTCAACCATTTGAAGCCTTGCGTTACACTACCGATATGTACGCGCGCGAAAACAAACGCCCGTTGGCATTTATGCTTACCATGGGTAATCTTGCTTTCCGCAAAGCACGTGCACAATTCAGCTGTAATTTCTTTGCAGTTGCCGGTTTCGACGTACAAGACAATAACGGATTTGCAACAGTTGAAGAAGGTGTTGCCGCAGCAAAAGCAGCAGGCGCCAACATTGTTGTAGTTTGTAGTTCGGATGATGAGTATGCTGAGATTGTTCCTGCAGTAGCTGAGCAATTGAGTGAAGAAATTCTGGTAGTTGCCGGAGCTCCTGCTTGTGCAGACGAGTTGAAAGCAAAAGGTATCACCAATTTCATTCATGTTAAAAGCAACATACTTGAAGAGTTAAAAGCATATCAATCAAAATTGGGAATTTAA
- the scpA gene encoding methylmalonyl-CoA mutase, producing the protein MKPNFKDINIKAATEQAKASDWAAKNNIKKDWLTPEQIPVKPVYTKEDLEGMEHLNYAAGLAPYLRGPYSAMYAMRPWTIRQYAGFSTAEESNAFYRRNLAAGQKGLSVAFDLATHRGYDSDHERVIGDVGKAGVAIDSILDMKILFDQIPLDKMSVSMTMNGAVLPVLAFYIVTGLEQGATLDQLSGTIQNDILKEFMVRNTYIYPPEFSMKIIADIFEYTSQNMPKFNSISISGYHMQEAGATADIEMAYTLADGLDYLRTGVKAGLDIDAFAPRLSFFWAIGMNHFMEIAKMRAARMIWAKLVKQFNPKNPKSMALRTHSQTSGWSLTEQDPFNNVGRTAIEAMASTLGGTQSLHTNALDEAIALPTDFSARIARNTQLYIQQETEICRSADPWAGSYYVEALTHELAQKAWALIEEVEKLGGMAKAIETGVPKMRIEEAAARAQGRIDGGSQTIVGINKYRLEKEDPIDILDIDNTAVRKSQIERLEKLRAERNEEDVQKALAAITKAAETGEGNLLALSVEAAKKRASLGEISDACEKIAGRYKAVIRTIEGVYKAEAQDKSEFQEAQALAKKFAEMEGRQPRIMIAKMGQDGHDRGAKVVATGYADLGFDVDMGPLFQTPEESAKQAVENDVHVVGVSSLAAGHKTLVPAIIEELKKLGRDDIMVICGGVIPAQDYQYLYDAGAVAIFGPGTSVAGAGKKILEILIEAYKED; encoded by the coding sequence ATGAAACCGAATTTTAAAGATATAAACATAAAAGCAGCTACCGAGCAGGCGAAAGCATCTGACTGGGCTGCAAAAAATAACATCAAAAAAGACTGGTTAACACCGGAGCAGATTCCTGTAAAACCGGTTTACACCAAAGAAGACCTTGAAGGAATGGAGCACCTGAACTATGCAGCAGGTTTGGCACCTTACCTTCGCGGACCATACTCGGCAATGTACGCTATGCGTCCATGGACCATCCGTCAGTACGCTGGGTTCTCTACAGCCGAAGAATCAAACGCCTTCTACCGTCGTAACCTTGCGGCAGGTCAGAAAGGTTTGTCTGTGGCATTCGACCTTGCTACACACCGCGGATACGACTCTGATCACGAACGGGTGATTGGTGACGTTGGAAAAGCCGGTGTGGCAATCGACTCAATCCTGGATATGAAAATCCTTTTCGATCAGATTCCTTTGGATAAAATGTCGGTATCGATGACCATGAACGGCGCTGTTCTTCCTGTATTGGCATTTTACATTGTTACAGGTTTGGAACAAGGCGCTACTTTAGATCAACTTTCAGGAACAATTCAGAACGATATTCTGAAAGAATTTATGGTGCGTAACACTTACATTTACCCACCTGAGTTCTCGATGAAGATTATTGCCGACATTTTTGAGTACACTTCTCAAAACATGCCGAAATTCAACTCCATCTCAATTTCGGGTTACCACATGCAGGAAGCAGGTGCAACTGCCGACATTGAAATGGCCTACACACTTGCCGACGGCTTGGATTACTTACGCACAGGTGTTAAAGCTGGTTTGGATATCGATGCTTTTGCTCCACGTTTGTCGTTCTTTTGGGCAATTGGCATGAACCACTTTATGGAGATTGCAAAAATGCGTGCTGCTCGTATGATTTGGGCAAAACTGGTTAAACAATTTAACCCGAAAAACCCAAAATCAATGGCATTGCGTACACACTCGCAAACTTCCGGTTGGTCGTTAACCGAGCAGGATCCATTCAACAACGTTGGTCGAACTGCAATTGAGGCAATGGCTTCAACATTGGGCGGAACTCAAAGTTTGCACACCAACGCACTTGACGAAGCGATTGCATTACCAACCGACTTCTCTGCACGTATTGCGCGTAACACGCAGTTGTACATCCAGCAGGAAACTGAAATTTGTCGTTCTGCCGATCCATGGGCAGGTTCGTACTATGTGGAAGCATTAACACACGAACTGGCACAAAAAGCATGGGCGCTTATCGAAGAGGTTGAAAAACTGGGCGGTATGGCTAAAGCAATTGAAACAGGCGTACCAAAAATGCGTATCGAAGAAGCTGCAGCACGCGCACAGGGACGTATCGACGGTGGGTCACAAACAATTGTAGGTATCAACAAATACCGTTTAGAAAAAGAAGATCCGATCGACATTCTGGATATCGACAACACTGCAGTTCGTAAATCGCAAATCGAAAGATTAGAAAAACTGCGTGCCGAGCGTAACGAAGAAGATGTACAGAAAGCGTTGGCAGCAATTACAAAAGCTGCCGAAACTGGCGAAGGTAACTTGTTGGCCTTGTCGGTTGAAGCCGCTAAAAAACGTGCTTCGTTAGGTGAAATCTCAGACGCTTGCGAAAAAATTGCAGGACGTTATAAAGCAGTAATCAGAACTATTGAAGGCGTGTATAAAGCAGAAGCTCAAGACAAGTCGGAGTTCCAGGAAGCTCAGGCTTTAGCGAAAAAATTCGCTGAAATGGAAGGTCGTCAGCCACGTATTATGATTGCCAAAATGGGTCAGGACGGACACGACCGTGGTGCAAAAGTTGTTGCTACCGGTTACGCCGACCTTGGTTTCGATGTTGATATGGGACCATTGTTCCAGACTCCGGAAGAAAGTGCTAAACAAGCCGTTGAAAACGACGTGCACGTTGTAGGTGTTTCTTCGCTGGCTGCCGGTCATAAAACACTGGTTCCTGCCATTATCGAGGAGTTGAAAAAACTGGGTCGCGACGATATCATGGTTATTTGTGGAGGTGTTATTCCTGCCCAGGATTACCAATACCTTTACGATGCAGGTGCAGTTGCCATTTTTGGCCCTGGTACCAGCGTTGCAGGTGCAGGTAAAAAAATCCTTGAGATTTTGATTGAAGCCTACAAAGAAGACTAG
- a CDS encoding LytTR family DNA-binding domain-containing protein, with amino-acid sequence MTTYNAIIIDDEANVQEALRILLQRNCPEVNLCGVANSAGKGRELLMKWDIHLIFLDISMPGENGFEFLESIPKEDYAIIFTTAYEEYALRAIKTNAIDYLLKPIDPEELEDAVEKASSHLDLRRQNKQIQKTYGESLNNLARQAKDGVEYAPKITILEKFGFHILEVEKIKYIEADGNYSVIHISGLDKIISSKPVGEFEKILDPSIFVRIHKSTLLNIHYLRGFSSLEGSFAILDDNTQLAISRRKYNEFKDAIDNYSKSID; translated from the coding sequence ATGACTACATACAACGCCATAATTATAGACGACGAAGCAAATGTGCAGGAAGCCCTGAGAATTTTGCTTCAGCGCAACTGCCCGGAAGTTAACCTTTGTGGAGTAGCAAACTCTGCCGGTAAGGGACGCGAATTACTTATGAAATGGGATATTCATTTAATCTTTTTAGACATTTCTATGCCGGGCGAAAATGGTTTCGAATTTCTTGAATCAATACCCAAAGAGGATTATGCCATAATTTTCACCACTGCCTATGAAGAATATGCCCTGCGTGCCATAAAAACAAATGCAATCGATTATTTATTGAAGCCAATTGACCCGGAAGAACTTGAAGATGCGGTTGAAAAAGCGTCCTCTCATCTCGATTTGCGTCGTCAAAATAAGCAAATACAAAAAACATATGGCGAATCGCTAAACAACCTGGCACGCCAGGCCAAAGATGGTGTTGAGTATGCTCCGAAAATTACCATTCTGGAAAAGTTTGGCTTCCACATACTTGAAGTAGAAAAAATTAAATACATTGAAGCCGACGGAAACTACAGCGTAATTCACATTTCCGGATTGGACAAAATAATATCAAGCAAGCCGGTAGGAGAGTTCGAAAAAATTCTTGATCCATCGATATTTGTACGCATTCATAAATCTACTTTACTAAATATTCATTACTTACGAGGATTTTCGAGTTTAGAAGGAAGTTTTGCTATCTTAGACGATAACACGCAATTGGCAATTTCTCGCAGAAAATATAACGAGTTTAAGGATGCGATAGACAATTATTCAAAATCAATCGATTAG
- a CDS encoding histidine kinase, which translates to MKKSLLISILIVSLTQFVFGQNPFISNYTIADGLPSNRCHCILKDKSGFIWVGTDVGIVRFDGAGFTRFTVKDGLSYNATIRMKEDMEGRIWFLNNDGSVNYFFKNQIYNENNAPFLAEIKSNFYYHDFYQDNDSSIYLFTGNAEVSVVKGTKYIDFTSSNQPGTVLFSISKASNNNLLYWEHNRIVEKNSTDNIAAIYPLDLTVSKAIAQADGFSYVCDLEGNIHLFRNAKMVVRNYIKTNSKSINDIIVKDNFIWVSTFDNGLFCFENDSLILHQPLEKIQNLVADDQNNIWTSSSTYGIFKISTDIIKYKTLGTDNFDNKGIRGIAPSNQDYLWLTNGETIYSFKKDDIGNRKLTLQGKILDNLFHLRNNTLLASGTNTPLHIIEDVFVDEAARTINYGKLRKTPQHCKAFLVDSLEETVYFYINNNLLMLDLVNDFNVTPYPYEKWGRIKNIFFNHRNRVVVNANITRIIHPERVYRDSIYDQLSYKRIASNTNINNNFEVLLIEDKDKDALILKSDKHVFSLLENTDEQIDLKIRDMLYYKNTLFLFSVKTIYFISNPLAITNGKETKINHLNIEFNNINDVHCQNDILYVASDDGLTLIPFDACVNEVPFPTQPYFSQVQIDDEPFDFINKKVVYKNKDRLNIEFSSLNFSSTPSNYAYMLEGVNNTWVTGTETQVAYLNLKPGNYTFKLKSRKNLEAYSEVIELPILIEPTFFQLLITKIFIVLFLLGLGFIVIRAYYRRQLINREKDYQLVTLENRALQSMMNPHFIFNSLGSIQKFLLQNKAEEAGTYLSNFARLIRQTMNSIKSNSVPLDDEVDRLRNYIKLEHSRLENRFDFHILVDERLEEDEYSIPSMIVQPFVENAIWHGISQLTEGGNITVRFNYINEESVEVIVEDNGIGFERSKAFSKSKDHLNLASSLTNKRIQLIGEKYRVKTQLNYEELFPGKTNPGAKITLLLPIVE; encoded by the coding sequence GTGAAAAAAAGCCTTCTGATATCAATTCTTATTGTATCACTCACACAGTTTGTTTTTGGGCAAAATCCTTTTATATCCAATTACACTATTGCCGATGGGTTACCCTCAAACCGTTGCCATTGTATTTTAAAAGATAAAAGTGGCTTTATTTGGGTTGGCACCGATGTTGGTATTGTTCGTTTTGATGGAGCAGGCTTCACCCGCTTTACCGTTAAAGATGGGCTTAGCTACAATGCTACAATCCGGATGAAAGAGGATATGGAAGGTAGGATTTGGTTTTTAAATAATGACGGATCGGTGAATTACTTTTTTAAGAATCAAATTTATAATGAAAATAATGCCCCATTTCTGGCTGAAATAAAATCAAATTTCTACTACCACGATTTTTACCAGGATAACGATTCTTCCATATATCTGTTTACCGGAAATGCCGAGGTTAGTGTTGTAAAAGGCACAAAATATATCGACTTCACTTCATCCAATCAGCCGGGAACTGTTTTGTTCTCCATCAGTAAAGCATCCAATAACAACCTGCTGTATTGGGAGCACAACAGAATTGTTGAGAAAAATTCTACTGATAATATAGCAGCCATTTACCCCTTAGACTTAACGGTTAGTAAAGCCATCGCCCAAGCCGACGGTTTCTCCTACGTTTGCGACCTTGAAGGAAATATCCATCTGTTTCGGAATGCAAAAATGGTAGTTCGAAACTATATAAAAACCAACTCGAAATCAATAAATGATATTATTGTAAAGGATAATTTTATTTGGGTTTCAACATTTGATAACGGCCTTTTTTGTTTTGAAAACGATAGCCTCATCCTTCATCAACCACTCGAGAAAATTCAAAATCTGGTTGCCGACGACCAAAACAACATCTGGACAAGTTCGAGTACTTATGGAATTTTTAAGATAAGTACTGATATTATTAAATATAAGACTTTGGGCACAGATAATTTTGACAACAAAGGAATTCGGGGGATTGCTCCATCAAACCAGGATTACCTTTGGTTAACAAATGGTGAAACAATTTATTCTTTTAAGAAAGACGATATTGGAAACCGAAAATTAACACTTCAAGGGAAAATACTTGACAATTTATTTCACCTAAGAAATAACACCCTGTTGGCAAGTGGTACAAATACACCTTTACACATTATCGAAGATGTTTTTGTTGATGAAGCTGCACGAACTATTAACTATGGGAAATTAAGAAAAACCCCGCAGCATTGTAAAGCATTTCTGGTAGATTCTCTTGAGGAAACCGTGTACTTTTACATCAACAACAACCTATTGATGCTTGATCTGGTAAATGATTTTAACGTGACCCCTTATCCCTATGAAAAATGGGGGAGAATTAAAAACATTTTTTTTAATCACCGAAATCGCGTAGTTGTTAATGCTAATATTACTCGCATTATTCATCCTGAAAGAGTATATCGAGACAGCATCTACGACCAACTCTCTTATAAAAGAATAGCCTCAAATACTAATATTAATAATAATTTTGAGGTTCTATTGATTGAAGATAAAGACAAGGATGCGCTCATTTTAAAGAGCGACAAACATGTTTTCAGCCTTTTGGAGAACACCGATGAGCAAATCGATCTGAAAATAAGAGATATGCTATATTATAAAAATACCTTATTTCTTTTTTCCGTAAAAACCATCTACTTTATTTCTAACCCGCTAGCTATTACTAATGGTAAAGAGACAAAGATCAACCATTTGAATATTGAATTTAATAACATTAACGATGTGCACTGCCAGAATGATATTCTATATGTGGCCTCCGACGATGGATTAACCCTTATACCTTTTGATGCATGTGTAAATGAGGTTCCATTTCCAACCCAACCATATTTCTCGCAAGTACAAATCGACGATGAACCGTTTGATTTCATTAATAAAAAAGTAGTTTACAAGAATAAAGACCGCTTAAATATTGAATTCTCAAGCCTGAATTTCTCCTCCACCCCATCAAACTACGCCTATATGCTTGAAGGCGTAAATAACACCTGGGTTACCGGAACCGAAACACAGGTAGCCTACCTCAACTTAAAACCAGGCAACTATACTTTTAAGCTAAAATCGAGAAAAAACCTTGAAGCATACAGCGAAGTTATTGAACTCCCTATTCTGATTGAGCCAACCTTTTTTCAACTCCTAATAACAAAAATTTTCATTGTTTTATTTCTGCTTGGTTTGGGGTTCATTGTAATAAGAGCTTATTATCGACGTCAGTTAATAAACCGGGAGAAAGACTACCAGTTGGTTACACTCGAAAACCGAGCCCTTCAATCCATGATGAATCCACATTTTATATTCAATTCTCTGGGGTCGATACAGAAGTTCCTTTTACAAAACAAAGCAGAGGAAGCAGGCACCTACCTGTCAAACTTTGCCCGCTTAATACGCCAAACGATGAATTCAATAAAGTCAAATTCAGTTCCGCTTGATGATGAAGTTGACCGCTTGCGTAACTATATCAAACTGGAACATTCAAGACTTGAAAATCGATTTGATTTCCACATACTTGTGGATGAACGCCTTGAAGAAGATGAGTATTCTATCCCATCGATGATTGTTCAACCCTTTGTTGAGAATGCAATTTGGCATGGTATTTCGCAACTTACTGAAGGGGGCAACATTACGGTTCGATTTAATTATATTAATGAAGAAAGTGTGGAAGTTATAGTTGAAGATAATGGTATTGGATTTGAGAGGTCAAAAGCTTTTTCTAAATCAAAGGATCACCTGAATCTGGCTTCGAGTCTCACCAACAAACGAATTCAATTAATTGGCGAAAAATATCGGGTTAAAACACAACTCAATTATGAAGAACTATTCCCCGGAAAGACAAATCCAGGTGCCAAAATTACACTTCTGCTTCCAATTGTTGAATAA